One segment of Castanea sativa cultivar Marrone di Chiusa Pesio chromosome 3, ASM4071231v1 DNA contains the following:
- the LOC142626748 gene encoding protein TIFY 9, whose translation MAKATVELDFFGMEKESSSSSSSSSKSQFQKFLDRQRSIRGMQSAISKINPEVLKSVIGFGSVNNGSGSVPSSPNREQILFPVLPVCSAPTLRPSSENLSDSAPLTIFYNGTVSIFDVPRDKAETILKLAVDGTSKAVESTLGPKIAVPSSGQEQQLLQTLNGDLPIARSRSLQRFLEKRKERLTSVSPYSCYT comes from the exons atGGCAAAGGCAACCGTTGAGCTTGATTTTTTTGGAATGGAGAAAGAGagttcttcctcttcttcctcctcctccaaaTCCCAGTTCCAAAAGTTCCTCGATCGCCAGAGAAGCATTCGAG GAATGCAGAGTGCCATTTCGAAGATTAACCCTGAGGTTCTGAAATCTGTGATTGGGTTTGGTTCGGTGAACAATGGCTCAGGTTCAGTGCCCTCGAGTCCAAACAGAGAGCAAATTCTCTTCCCTGTTTTGCCTGTCTGTTCTGCTCCTACACTCAG GCCTAGTTCGGAGAACCTTTCAGATTCAGCTCCTTTGACTATTTTTTACAATGGTACTGTCTCCATTTTCGATGTGCCTCGAGACAAG GCGGAGACCATTTTGAAGCTTGCTGTGGATGGAACCTCGAAAGCTGTTGAAAGTACATTGGGCCCAAAAATTGCAGTTCCTTCAAGCGGCCAAGAACAACAACTACTCCAAACACTTAATGGAG ATCTGCCAATTGCGCGAAGCAGGTCGTTGCAAAGATTCTTAGAGAAGCGCAAGGAGAG